The Candidatus Tumulicola sp. genomic sequence AGGGCCGCTACAATCGCGCCCTCGCGCTGCTGGGCGCCAACAAGGCCGATGACGCGCTGAAGCTCTTCGAGTCGGTGGAGAACGAAAAGGAGTTCGCGGTGCTGGCGCAAGTCGGGATCGGACGCTGCCTACAGAAGATGGGCAAGATCGACGACGCCGTGCAGCGCTATTCAAAGGCGCTGGAAGCGTCCGGTTATCCGGAGGCGCAATACCACGAAGCGCTCTACAACATGGGCGGGGCCTATGAGAGCCGGGGCGATGCGGAATCGCTCGAATTGGCGCTGTGGGCGCTTGAGGAGATCGCGACCACGGCTCCGAGCTATCGCGACGTCACGGCGCGCGTCGCGACCGTGCGCGCGAAGATGGAAGCTGGGGCGGCACCTAAAGCAGCTCCATCAAGGGGATCCGCCAAGAAGTGAGCGCCAACAAGAAACTCGAGCAAGCGATCGCGGTCGCTGCGAAAGAAGGCCTGCGCGCGTCAGTGCCCGCGTACATGGCCGCCGCCGAGGCGTTCGCTCAAGAGCAGCGCCATGCGACAGGCGTAGAGATGCTCGGCCAGCTCTTGCTGGCGGTAGAGAAAAAGCACGGCTTCCTCGCGCGCGTCGACAAGAATCCCCTTGGACCGGAGCGGCCGCGGGTGGCGATGAAATTCGCGGAGCTGTCGCGCCTCGCATCGCCGACCGAAGACAGCTTGGAGATACTAGAGGACCTGTCGCTTGAGTTCCCCGACGTCGTGGTGATTCGGCGCGCGAATGCCGACGCGCTCAGGAATGCGGGTTACGCGGCGGACGCGATCGAGGAATACCGGTATTGTAGGAAGCTCGAACCCAAGGACGGCGAGATCGCTGTGCGCCTGGCCGACCTGTATGCGGCTCTCGGACGCATCGACGAGGCGATTGAACATCTGCGCCACGGCATCGAACTGTTCGTCGCTCGAAGCGAGTATCGCCAGGCGGCCGAGCACGCGATGCGCTTTCTCGACCTCCATGCGGACGGCGTCGACGACGCGCTCGCGTCTTTCACCCTGATCCCAGCCGATGTGCTGAGAACGCAATGCGCTTCCCTGGATCACATCGGCGTTGTGATTCGCCGCGATCAAACGCGCAAGCCGGAATGGCGCCAAGAGCGTGAGCGCATCTTGGCGGACTTGTACGCAAAGATATTGGAATTGGACAAGAAAGACCAAGCGGCTCGCCGCGGCTTGGCCGCGCTTGGCCCTTCGTATCTCAAAGAAGTAGAAGCGCTTATCGGCACGCTCCCTCCCGCTGAGGCTGCCCGCCCCGCGCCTGCCACCCCCGCTCCGGCCCCGCCGATCCCGGTGGCACGTGCCGTTCCGGAGCCCGCCGTTGTCGAACCACCGCAGCCCGATATGGTCGAGGCTTCACAAGGCGAGTTGATCGAGCCCGATGTCGCCGTTCACGAAATCGCTGAAGCGACGCCGACGACGCAAGCACGGCCAGTGACCCCCGCGCCTGCGGCCGCCGCCGCTCCGGTCGCGCCCGAAAAAGTTCAAGTTCCGCCGGCTCCCATGCCAGAGCCCAAACCAGTTCCCGCTCCGCCGCAACCGCCTGTCGTCACTGCCGAGCCCGTCGCAGCGAGCGTCGAGGAAACGCCCGAACGCATTTCGCCGGCAGTGGCGCCGACTGGAAAAACCGCGGCGCCAAACAAAGCGCTGGCGACGTTCGCGTTGCGAAAAGCGCAGCAACTTTTCGCGGACGGCAGCCTCGAGGAGGCAGCGCAAGCGTGCGAACGCGTGCTCAAACACGGTGAGGACATCACTGCGCTGACGATCCTGATGAACGCCAACCTGGGCTTGAAGCGGAATAGCGATGCGGTCGCCGCGTGCATCCGGCTCGCGGACGCGCAAGTCGCCGCCGGGAGCGCGACCGCCGCGCTCGAGACGCTGACCAGAATGGCGAAGACCGTGCCGGAGCCGCAGCTGATCTTGCGCCGCTCGCAACTGCTCACAAGATTTCGCGGTCCCGAGGTCGCGAGCAAGTCCTAAAGATCCCGCTCCACACAAGCTGACGCGCATAGAAAAAGAGGCGGTCGATTCATCGACCGCCTCTTTCCAGGCACTAGACCCGCATAGCGAGTCTTACTGCGAGAACGTATAGACGATCCGATATGTCTCGGTGGCGGGCTTGCCGTCGATCTTCGGCGGCTGGAATGTGCTCTGACGCGCCGCTGCCAACGCAGCGCCATCCAAGATGCCGCCCGCCGACTTCTCGACGCGCGTGGACAACACGTTGCCCTTCGGCCCGACCGTCACAAGCACGATCGCCGTTCCGGACAGGTTCTGCTCCCGGGCTAAATCAGGATATTCCGGCTGCACTTGGCGCACGAAGCGCGCATCCACCACGACTTGCGGAGCGTACACTTCCGTGGCAGGCGTGGGTGTGGGCGCCGGCGTCGCAACCGGCGGCGTAACCGTGTTGCGGTTGGTCCCGGCATCGATCGTGCTGGTGTTACCGGCCAGCGCGACGGTTGCGGGCTTGCGCGAGGCCTTGAGCGCCGCTGCGATTTTCTTGATCCTCTTCTGGTACGCCGCGGCTGCCCCGGCCGCCGCCGCCGCGTAGAGCGCAGCGGCGTCCGTCTTCTGGGGCGCCGGGGTCGGCGTCGACGTCGGTTTTGCGGTTGGCGTCGGTGACGGCGTGGGTGACTGCGTGGGCGCCGAGGGAGTCGGTTTTGGTTTCGGTGCGATCGGGTGGATGACGCTGGCGATGCGCATCGCAACGGAGGCCTTTTGATCGGCCTGCACTTGATGCCAGCCGGCGGAACCCGCTGTCGAAGAAGCTTGGGCGAAAAGACCCCATGCCACGGCCGCGACCACGACGACGATCGCAACGATGCCCAATATGGTATTGCGTCGTTTGGTGGCGGGCTGGTCCTTGCGGCGAGCCTTAAGACTCCGGCGCATGGAACCGTCGGGTAGGTAGCTCACGTGAGGAAGACCTCCAATGAGGGCAGGGTCCGAAACCTTAGCGGCGCGGCATGGGCGCGTGTGCGCCGCATCACCCTTCTCTATGAGGTATCGTCCGCGGTCCCTCATACGTTTAGACCCGGCCGGAGGGCAGGACGTTACAGGCGGGTTGGAAGCTCTTGGGCCAAGGCGAGCAGGGCGCCCACCCCAACGGGCATCGCCGCCTCATCGAGGCGGAATTCCGGCGAGTGCAGCATGGCGGGATTGGAGACTCCGGGAGGAGCCACGCCGAGCCGGATGTAGCACCCGGGCGCGGCCTGGGCGAAATAGGCGAAATCTTCTGCGCCCATCGTGGGAGCCTTTATGTGCTGGACCACGCCTTTGCCAAGTCGCTCGCGCAAAATTGTTTCGACGACGTCGACCAGTGCCGGATCGTTGAGGACGCCGGGGTAGCCGTATTCGACGTCCATCGCATAGGACGCACGATGCGCTTCGCAGATCCCGCGCACCATGCGCTCGACGCGCTCCGGAATGGTGGCGCGAATGGACTCGTCGAGACAGCGGATCGTCCCCTGCAGCACGGTCTCGTCCGCGACGATGTTTCGCCGGTAGCCGCCCTTGATGACGCCGACGGAGACCACAACCGAGGCGAGCGGATCGATCTCGCGGCTGGCGATGCGCTGGAGCGCGCCGACGATCTCGGCGGCGATCGGAATGGTGTCCACTGCGACGTGCGGATGCGCGCCGTGTCCGCCGCGCCCGCGGATCGCGATCTCGAAATCATCGCAGGAAGCCGATACCATTCCGCGTCGCAGCCCAAGCGTGCCGCTTGGCTCCAACGGAGAGACGTGCAGCATCGCCACCGCGTCGACCTTCGGCGAATCCATCACGCCCGCTTCGATCATGGGTTTGGCGCCGCCCGGGCCTTCCTCAGCAGGCTGAAAGAAGAACTTTATGGTGCCGGCCAGGTCCGCGCGCTGGGCTGCAAGCGAGACCGCCGCGCCGAGCAGCATGGCTGTGTGCGCGTCGTGACCGCACGCGTGCATCGCGCCGCTGACTTCGGACGAAAACGGCTCGCCGCTGTGCTCGTCAAGCGGCAACGCGTCCATGTCGGCTCGGAGCGCGATCGTCTTGCCCGGCTTCGCGCCCTGCAGCAGCCCAAGCACGCCTGTTTTCGCAACGCGCTTCACGGCGATGCCGGCGGCTTGCAGCTCGCGCTCCACCAGCGCGCTCGTGCGCACTTCCGCAAACCCGAGTTCGGGATGCCGATGGATCTCGCGGCGCCAGCGAACGACGTCTGCGAGGACGCTGTCGAGCGCCGTAGCGCTCACGCGAACAGCGGCTCTTTCGATTCGCGTCCTTCGGCGATCGTGCGCTCGATGTCCGCGGCGAGTTTCGGCAGACCGTCGCCAAGGATCTCATGACCGCCGTCGGTGATGAGCACGTCATCCTCGATGCGCACGCCGATGCCTTTGAACCGAGCATCGACGTCGAGGTCTTCGGCGATGTACAAGCCGGGCTCGATCGTGATGACCATGCCGGACTCGAGCGGACGCCAGTCGCCGCCGGACCGGTAGAAGCCGACGTCGTGGGTATCCAAACCGATGAAGTGTCCGACGCGATGCGGCAGGAACGGCTTGTGCGATCCCTTCTCGAGTATCTCCGCATGCGAGCCCTTGAGCAAGCCGAGCTCGCGCAAGCCTTCGATCATCACGCGCTGCGCCGCGTCGTTGACGTCGGTGTTGTACCTCACGCCTGGCCGGCACAACGCCAGCGCCTGCCGTTGCGCTTCCAAGACGATGTCGTACACGGCGCGCTGCTCGCTTGTGAATCGACCCGACATCGGCCAGGTACGCGTGATGTCGCCGCAATAACAGTCGAGCTCGGCGCCCGCATCGATGAGCACGAGCGCATCGTCCGCGATCCTATCCCGATTCGTGTCATAGTGGAGGACGGTGGCGTTGTTGCCTCCGGCGACGATCGATGGGTATGCGGCCTGCGCCCCGCGCGTGGTGAAGACGTACTCGACGATCGCTTCGACTTCGTACTCGTGCATGCCCGGACGCGAGTGGCGCATCGCGGCAAGATGTCCGGCTGCTGAGATCTCTGTCGTGCGGTGCAACCCCGCGATCTCCGCGGGACTCTTCCTGACGCGCATCTCGTGCAGGACCGCCGACGGATCGAGGATGCTGGTCGCGGCCTTGTCGGCGCGCCGGCGTGCAAAGCGCGCGGTCCGCACGTGTTCCACGATGCGGCGGTTGAATCTCTCGTTGCCGCCGAGCGCATAGTAGAGCGTGTCGGAAGTGTCGAGCAGCTTGGGGAGCCGCTCGTCAAGTTCCGTCATGGGATATGCGATGTCCACGCCAAGCGTCTTTTGGGCCTGCTCGACGCCCAGCCGATGCCCAGTCCAGACTTCGAGTTCGCGATCGCGCTGCTGCACGAACATGATCGACTTGGTCTCAGGATGGGATGGCGCAAGCACCAGCACGCAGTCCGGCTCGGTGAAGCCCGTCAAATAGTAGAGGTCGCTGTCCGCCCGGTACGGGTAAGCAGAATCATTGCTCCGCACCGCTCCAGGCGCCGCTGGGAACACCGCGACCGCATCTCCGATGGCCTTGCTGAATGCGGCGCGCCGCCGTTCGAATTCGGTCATACGAGTGCTCCCTTCGGCGTTACAGCCCGCGAGCCTGGCGCAGATACTGCACGGTGCTGCGGATATGGTCGCCGTCACCGGCGTCGGGCAAGCGCCGCAGGTATGCTTCAAGATCGGCGATCGCGCGGTCGTAGCGATGCAGGCGGGCGAAAAGAATGCCGCGGTCGCGCAGTTCCGTGGGGTCGTCGGGATCCACGGCCAACTGCAGCTCGATGGCCGCCAACGCGGCTACATAGTTCTTGCCTTGGCTCAAGGCGTTTTTGAGATTCAACAAAACGCGCTTGAGGATCGTCCGATGCGAGACGGGCCGCAAATACTCTTCGCGCCAGGTGAGCCGTCCGCGGTAGAGCTTGTCGAAGAGCGCCACGCACGCGTGCACGTCCAAGATCCGCCCGCCGTCGAACGGATCGATGAACAACTGGCTCGTCTCATCCGGGAAGCGCACGATGAAGTGCCCCGGCAGGCCGACGCCGTCCAGCGTCAGGCCCACGCGCCGCGCGACCTCCATCAACACGATGGAAAGCGTTATCGGGATGCCGACTCGCGTCTCGATGACGCTGGACAAAAGACTGTTCCCGGGATCGGAGTAACCCGCATCGTTGCCGCGAAAACCATGCTTGTCGAAGAGCGTATCCAACACAGCGCCGATGAGAGCGTAGGGGTGTGCGCCTTCCGCTGCGGCAAGCGCCTCCGCTGCGAGGTCATCAAGTCTCGCGCAGTACAGCGCAGGATCGACCGAAGAATCGAACACGGCGCACGATAAAAGACATGCGCGATCGAGCGGCACGTCTATGCCGGCCCCGTCGCTTGCGCGCACGAGGTTGGCGAAAAGTTGAGCCGGCCTAAGCGCCTTCACGCCGCACCTGTTCTCGGCGCTGCGACGCCGCCCCTAGCGGGTGCTTTCAGCGACCGAAAAGAAACGACAAAACATGCGCCTCGACGCTGACGCCCTGCTCGCTCGCCGGTCGGACTTCCCCATTCTCTCGACATGCACGTATCTCATCAGCAATTCGCTGGGCGCCATGCCGGCGCGCACGCGGGAGCGTCTCAACGAGTACGCGGACTCGTGGGCGCAGCGCGGCGTGATCGCATGGGAAGAGTGGATGCCGATGGTCACGCGCGTCGGCGACCTCATCGGCAGGCTCATCAACGCGTCGCCCGGCGAGGTGACCATCCTTCAAAACGTGTCGATCGTCGAATCGATCCTCATATCGTGCTTGGATTTTTCCGGCAAGCGCAACAAAGTCGTCTACTCGGCGCTTGAGTTCCCGACGATCCACTATAATTGGGAAGCGCAACGGAGAAACGGCGCACGCATAGAGATGGTGCGCAGCCGCGACGGCATCGCGGTCGACGCGCAAGCCGTCTGCGACGCCATCGACGACACGACGCTCGCCGTGCCCATCTCGCACGTCTTGTTCCGCTCGAGCCACATCCAAGACATCGCTCCGATCGTCGAAAAGGCGCATCGCTGCGGTGCTCTCGTGTTCTTGGACGTGTACCAGTCCATCGGCACGGTGCCGATCGACGTGCGCGGTTTGGATGTCGACGCGTGCGTGGGCGGCTGCCTGAAATGGCTGTGCGGCGGTCCGGGGGCGGCGTTCTTGTGGGTCAAGCCCGAACTCTATCAAAGGCTGAAACCCGCCATGGTGGGTTGGTTCGCGCACAAGCGGCCGTTCGATTTCGACATGCGCGGCATGGAGTTCGCCGACGACGTGTGGCGTTTCGCCGGCGGCACCTCGAATGTTCCCGCGCTCTACGCGGCGATCAGCGGACTGGAGATCATCAGCGAGATCGAAGTCGGCGCGATCCGCCGGCGCAGCATGGAGCTCACCGCGTTCGCGGCGGCGCGCGCGCTCGAGGATGGCCTGACGCTCAATTCGCCGCGCGACGCCGCCCGGCGCGGCGGGCACATCACGGTTGACTTTCCGAACGCGCGTCAAGCGAGCGAAGAGCTGATCCGCCGTAAATTCCTCGTGGACTATCGCCCGGCCGCCGGCATCCGCATCGCACCGCACTTCTATAACAGCCGCGAGGAGGTCGCCGCGGTGTTCGAGGAGATCCGGAACATCCGCAATGGCCGCTGACGTCGTCGTCGTCGGCGCAGGCCCCGGAGGATCAGCGGCCGCGCACTGGCTCGCGCGCGCCGGCGCCGATGTGCTGGTGCTCGAACGCGCGCGCTTTCCGCGCGACAAGAGCTGCGGCGACGGCGTGACCGCGCACGCGGTCGACATCCTCGCCGACTTGGGCGTGACCTTCGATGCCTTCGAGGGCCGCGGAGTCCGCACGTTCGGCGGGCGCATCGGCGGGCCGAGCGGAGGGACCTTCCGGGCGCAGCCGCCTGCGAACGAGCGCGGCGAACGCGTCGAGTGTTGGGTCGTGCCGCGCATGATCCTCGACGAAACGCTTGCGCGCTCGGCGGCGCGCGCGGGTGCGGCCCTGCGCGAGGGCACGCTCGTGACGTCGGTGGTCCGCAAAAACGGCAAGGTGGTCGCGGTCGAAGCCAGCGACGGCAACGGCGTCGAACGCATCGCCTGCAAGGTCGTGATCGGCGCCGACGGCGCGCATTCGACCGTTGCGCGCTCGCTGGGATTGAAGGAGAACCCCCCGGCTCATCTCGGCTTCGCGCTGCGCGGCTACTACGAGAACGTGGCGGGCCTCGGCGATGACTTGGAACTTTTTTACTACGATCGGCAGACGCTGCCCGGCTACGGCTGGATATTCCCGACCGGCGAACGCAGCGCGAATATCGGCGTCGGCATCTACATGGGCGAACTGCGGCGCTCGAAAAAGAAGCTGCGCGAGCTGCTCGATGAATTCATGACCCACACGCCCGGCGTCGCCGCGCGCTGCCGCGATGCCCGGCTCGCCGGCCGCACGATCGGCTGGCCGCTGCCCATTTCGAGCGCGGGCAGACGCAGCGTGTTCGACGGCGCGATGCTGGTAGGCGATGCAGCGTCGCTGGTGGATCCGCTCACCGGCGAAGGCATCTATACCGCGCTCGTATCCGGCCGAAGCGCCGCGCGCGCCGCCTTGAGCGGTCTGGCGCACGGCGATGTTTCTCGCGCCGCGCTCAGTTCGCACGAACGCGAATGGAAGGCCGCGGCCGGCGGCTATCTTTCGTCGGGCCGGCTGCTCAAAAATTTGGCCAAAAGTCCGCAGTTGCTCGATCTCATCGTGCGGCGCGCGGGAGAGAGTGAGTACTACGCAAGCCGCTCGATCGGCTATGGCCTCGGCACGCTCGACCGGCGCCGGGTGCTGCGCTCGATCGTCATGAAAGCGCTCTTCAATCCTTTGTTCTTCACGTCGCGGCGCGCGCGCCAGGCCGCCGAGTCGAACTAGAGCATGATCGAGAGCCCCAGCAAGGACGCGAGGCTCTGGGCGATGATCGCCCATCTTGCGCCCTTTATCGTGCTCGCAACACCGTTAGGCGGCATCCTCGCTCCGCTTACCGTGTATTTATTGAAGAAGGACGACGACCCGTTCATCGCGCTGCACGCCAAAGAATCGCTCAACTTCCACCTCTCGCTGCTGCTCTATGCGGCGTTGGCCTTCATCGGCTGGTTTGCCGCGTTCTTCGCCATTCTCGCGGGCATCGTCGCGCACGGGCTGTCTTCGGGTGCCGCCCCGCCGCTGTGGTTCATCCCACTCTTGTTCCCGCTCGCTCCGCTGCTCACGTTCTTTATCGCCTACGTGGCAGTATTCGTGTTCATGGTGCTGGCCGCACTGGCGGCCAACCGCGGCGAGCCGTACCGCTACCCGCTCACCATCCGGTTCCTACGCTAGTCTGAAACTTCGTCATCCGTCCCGGGTACTATTGACATGATCGAAAAAACCGCTTCCATGACGACCACGCCACAAGAGCGGACGTGGGCGATGGCCTGCCACCTCGCCGCGCTCGCGGGCATCACGGGCATCCCGTTCGCTCACATCTTCGGCCCATTGGTCGTTTGGCTCATCAAGAAAGACGATTTCCCATTGGTGAACGACCAAGGCAAGGAAGCGTTGAACTTCCAGCTCTCCATGACCATCTACGGCCTTGTCGCGCTGGTGCTGTGCTTTGTGCTCATCGGCATTCCCATCCTGATCGGCCTGCTCGCGTTCGATTTCATCCTGGTGATCATCGCCTGCGTCAAGGCCGCTGAAGGTATGCCGTACCGCTACCCGTTGACGATCCGCTTTATCACCTAGCCGCTCGCAACAAAGGCGGTTCCAGTCGCGTTCCTTCTGGGTATACTCGTATTTGGGGCAAAAAAAGGAGCCGACATGGGCACACGAATCCTGATCCTCGCAGTTGTGCTGGCGATATCCAGCGCGGCCTTTGCTGCTTGCACGAGTTCCGGCAGTCCAGGAACGCCGGGGGGACCGCCGCCGGTCACCTCGTCGACGGCCGCCACCGATCCAGGACCCGAGCCGACCGGCGTTCCGACGACCTGGGACATCTCCAACGTCTCAACGTCGCGTACGGGCATCGGCAGCACGTACACGCAGATCACCGTCACTGTGACCTACGATCAGTCAAACGCTTTCTCATCGCTGGTACCGGCCGGAACGAGCGGCAATAGCAATACGCAACTCGGCACCCTTATCTACTTCAACTCGGACAGCAATCCGGCAACTGGATTGAGCACAAACTTGGGCGGTTGCGGCCCGTGGGCGGGCATCGACTTTGTGGTGTCGGCCGGCGAGAGCATCACTGGGGGCCGGCTCGCCGATGGCAACTTCCCAATCGTCACGGTACCCGGGTTCGTCCAGGTCGGTGAGGCCAGTGTTAGCGGTTCAGGAGGCACCGTTTCGTACGGGGTCCCCTTGTCCGCGATCGGCGGCAGTTCGGGGCAAATAGCTGTGCTCGCCGAGAACTTCTCGGGCTCCAACGAAACTGTTACTGATTGCGTACCCGACAGCACTACCGAGATCGTGACTAATCAGCTGCGAGAGCCATCCTTGAGATAGCGCTTCGCGCTCGGGCACAGGTCAGCGAGGAAGCACCGCGCGCATGCAGGCTTCCTCGCGTGGCATATCTCCCGGCCGTGGTGGATGAGCCAGTGATGGGCGCGCGACCATTCGCTTTTTGGGACCACGTCCATCAACTGCAGCTCGGCCTCACGCGGCGTCTTGGCTCGCACCAAACCGAGCCGATTGGCGACGCGGAACACATGCGTGTCGACGGCGATGGCGTCCTGAGCGAAGCCTACCGCCAGCACGACGTTTGCCGTTTTTCGGCCGACGCCAGGCAGCGCGATCAGCTCCTCCATCGTGTGCGGAACGCGGCCTGCATGCTGTTCGACGATCTGCCGACTGGCGCGCACGATGTTCTTGGCCTTGGTGGTGAAGAGGCCGCACGTCTTGATGTAAGGCTCGATGTCCGCGGGCTCGGCGGCCGCCATCGCCTCCGCGCTTGGATAAGCGGCGAACAGCGCAGGCGTCACCATGTTGACGCGCGCATCCGTGCATTGAGCCGAAAAGATCACGGACACCAGCAGTTGGAACGTGTCGCCGAAGTCAAGCGCGGTTTCGGCGCCGGCGTAGTGCTCGCGGAGCCGTTCCAGGATCGCGGCGCGGCGCTGCTTGGGAGTCAGGGCAAGCGCGCGCGGGTTTCTTTTCGGTCGAGCACGACGAGTCCGTCGCGCGCCAGATCGCGCAGCAGGTCGCGAAGCCACGGCAGGTCGCTTTCGCAGTAGTCAAGCTTTACCTGCGGGCCAAGCTGGATCAAACTGAGGCCAGGAACGGACGCAAGCGAAGCGATCACGCGTCCGCGCTGTTGCCTCCGCGACCCCTCGAACGGTTGAGTGCCACGTTCGCGCGCCGCTTTGTAGTGCCGGGGCTTTAGCCCCGGACGCGAACCGGTTGGTTGCGGCGGCTTCGCCGCCCACGCGCATGCGCGCCGCGCCGGACACGCCTCGCAGCGCGGCACGGCGCGACAAAACAGCGACCCGATGTCCATCAAAGCCTGGCTCCACGACGCGGCATCCCGCGGCAGCGCCTGCGCCGCGACGCGCCACGCCGCCTTCATCGAGACGTCATCGCGCCGGAGCAGCGCGCGCCCGAGGACGCGCCTCACGTTGGTGTCGACGACCGGCACGCGCGCGCCGAACGCAAAACAAGCGACGGCGCTCGCGCTGTAACGCCCCAGACCTGGAAGGCCACGAAGATCCAACTCGCGCGAGGGCAAGCGCCCGTTCCAGTCACGCTCGACCGCACGCGAGCAGTCCCACAAGCGTCGCGCTCGGCTGTTGTAGCCGAGACCGACCCATATCCGCAACACTTCGCCAAGGCGCGCTCGCGCGAGAGCGCGCAACGTCGGGAAGCGTTTGAGGAACAGGCGGAATTTCGGAATCACGCGATCGACCTGCGTCTGCTGCAGCATCACTTCGGACACAAGAATCTCATACGGATCGCGCGTTTGACGCCATGGCAGATCGCGCCGGTGCCCTCGGTACCAGCGCAAGACGCTCCGTTGAAGCGCGGCGATGCTAGACGCTGATCTCGCCCTCAAGGTATAGAGACGCGCGACCGCTGATAGTCACGCGATCACCGCGGTCCTGGCAGAACAGCTCTCCGCCGCGCTGCGAGATCTGCAGCGCGCGCAGAGACGCCTTGTTCAAGCGTTTGGACCAATACGGCGTCAGCGTGCAATGCGCCGAGCCCGTCACCGGATCCTCATCGATGCCGTGCGCCGGCGCGAAGAAACGAGAGACGAAATCGCTGTTAGATCCCGCGGCGGTAGCGATGACGCCGCTCCCGCCCTCGGCCTTCGCCAGGTCGCGGAAATTGGGCTCGAGCGCGCGCACCGCGGACTCGGATTCATACACGACAAGCCAATCCCTCGCTTGTAGGAATTCAAGGGGCGACCCGCCGAGCGCCGCGCGCAAAGCAGCGGGTGGGTCCGCAGCATGCGCCGGCCAGGAAGGAAAATCCAACGACAAGAGCTCGCGATCCACGCTGACATACAACGGACCGCTCTTCGAATGAAAGGTCACGCGCGTTCGCCGCGGCTCGAGTTTCTTGAAGATCAGAAACCCGCTCGCCAGGGTGGCGTGACCGCACAAGTCCATTTCGACGGTCGGCGTGAACCAGCGCAGCTGGTAGTCGTCGCCGTCGCGGACGATGAATGCGGTTTCCGCCAGATTGTTCTCCGCCGCGATCGACTGCATGAGCGCGGCATCGATCCATGCCGGCAGCGGACACACGGCAGCGGGATTGCCGCCGAACACCTTGCCGGTGAAGGCATCGATTTGATAAATGGGAATCCTCATGATGTTTTCGGGCTTCGCGTGAAGCCCGGCCCCCGACCTTTGGAGTCAATGATGACGCGATGAGCGCGCGCTTGTGGATCGGCGGCGAGAGCTGGCAGTGCAAAGACTGGGCCGGCGTGTTCTACTCCGAAGGCGTGAAGCCCAAGGACATGCTCACCGAATACGCGCGGGTCTTCAACGCCGTGGCGGTCGACGCGACCTTTTATGGCATGCCTCGTGCGACGTCGGTGGAAGAATGGCGCGGGCGCACGCCGGACGACTTCCGTTTTGCGATGAAAGTGCCACGCCGAGTCACCCACCAATTGCGCTTTCGTGAAGCCGACTCGCTGTTCGCCGTGTTCCTCGAACGCGCGCGGCTGCTCGGACCGAAACTGGGCCCCATCCTCATCCAATGCCCGCCGGATTTCGGCCCGACGCCCGGCAATCGCCGCACGCTCTTCGAGTTTCTGGAGTCGCAACTTCCCGACGACATCAGGTTCGCGCTCGAGCTGCGCGACCAAGGCTGGTATGATGAGCAGTTGTTCGCGTTTGCGCGAGCGTGCGGCTTCGCGCTCGCGGCGGCCGAGAGCGAACACTCTCCCATGCCCTTGACCACGAAGATCATCGAAAGGCATGTGAGCGATCCGCCGGCGGACTTCATCTACTTGCGCTTCATGGGCGACACCGAATTCGCGCAGTACAATCGGAAGCAGTTCGATCGCGGCGCTTCGCTCGCCGCCTGGGCGCCGCTCATCCGATCGCTGCGCGCGAAACTCGCCGACGTTTTCGCGTTCGTGAGCAACGACTACGAAGGCTATGCTCCCGCCACGATCCGCGATCTGCTCGCGCGCCTGGGTGAGCCGCTCCCGCCCGAGACGACCGCACCCCGCCTGCTCTAAGGGAGGAAGCAAACACACGTTCTTTAATTGAGTACGGACGTGCTCATGACAAAGGCGGACCACCTCTCGTGATCGTCAACGACATCGAGGTCCTTTTCGGCGGCCAAGCCGGCGACGGCAGCCTGACGACCGGCGATCTGATCGCAACGGTCTTCAAACGCATGGGCCTGGACG encodes the following:
- a CDS encoding PhzF family phenazine biosynthesis protein, giving the protein MRIPIYQIDAFTGKVFGGNPAAVCPLPAWIDAALMQSIAAENNLAETAFIVRDGDDYQLRWFTPTVEMDLCGHATLASGFLIFKKLEPRRTRVTFHSKSGPLYVSVDRELLSLDFPSWPAHAADPPAALRAALGGSPLEFLQARDWLVVYESESAVRALEPNFRDLAKAEGGSGVIATAAGSNSDFVSRFFAPAHGIDEDPVTGSAHCTLTPYWSKRLNKASLRALQISQRGGELFCQDRGDRVTISGRASLYLEGEISV
- a CDS encoding aminotransferase class V-fold PLP-dependent enzyme produces the protein MRLDADALLARRSDFPILSTCTYLISNSLGAMPARTRERLNEYADSWAQRGVIAWEEWMPMVTRVGDLIGRLINASPGEVTILQNVSIVESILISCLDFSGKRNKVVYSALEFPTIHYNWEAQRRNGARIEMVRSRDGIAVDAQAVCDAIDDTTLAVPISHVLFRSSHIQDIAPIVEKAHRCGALVFLDVYQSIGTVPIDVRGLDVDACVGGCLKWLCGGPGAAFLWVKPELYQRLKPAMVGWFAHKRPFDFDMRGMEFADDVWRFAGGTSNVPALYAAISGLEIISEIEVGAIRRRSMELTAFAAARALEDGLTLNSPRDAARRGGHITVDFPNARQASEELIRRKFLVDYRPAAGIRIAPHFYNSREEVAAVFEEIRNIRNGR
- a CDS encoding DUF72 domain-containing protein; its protein translation is MSARLWIGGESWQCKDWAGVFYSEGVKPKDMLTEYARVFNAVAVDATFYGMPRATSVEEWRGRTPDDFRFAMKVPRRVTHQLRFREADSLFAVFLERARLLGPKLGPILIQCPPDFGPTPGNRRTLFEFLESQLPDDIRFALELRDQGWYDEQLFAFARACGFALAAAESEHSPMPLTTKIIERHVSDPPADFIYLRFMGDTEFAQYNRKQFDRGASLAAWAPLIRSLRAKLADVFAFVSNDYEGYAPATIRDLLARLGEPLPPETTAPRLL
- the nth gene encoding endonuclease III; protein product: MASRPAARSGARRTRRARPKRNPRALALTPKQRRAAILERLREHYAGAETALDFGDTFQLLVSVIFSAQCTDARVNMVTPALFAAYPSAEAMAAAEPADIEPYIKTCGLFTTKAKNIVRASRQIVEQHAGRVPHTMEELIALPGVGRKTANVVLAVGFAQDAIAVDTHVFRVANRLGLVRAKTPREAELQLMDVVPKSEWSRAHHWLIHHGREICHARKPACARCFLADLCPSAKRYLKDGSRS
- a CDS encoding geranylgeranyl reductase family protein codes for the protein MAADVVVVGAGPGGSAAAHWLARAGADVLVLERARFPRDKSCGDGVTAHAVDILADLGVTFDAFEGRGVRTFGGRIGGPSGGTFRAQPPANERGERVECWVVPRMILDETLARSAARAGAALREGTLVTSVVRKNGKVVAVEASDGNGVERIACKVVIGADGAHSTVARSLGLKENPPAHLGFALRGYYENVAGLGDDLELFYYDRQTLPGYGWIFPTGERSANIGVGIYMGELRRSKKKLRELLDEFMTHTPGVAARCRDARLAGRTIGWPLPISSAGRRSVFDGAMLVGDAASLVDPLTGEGIYTALVSGRSAARAALSGLAHGDVSRAALSSHEREWKAAAGGYLSSGRLLKNLAKSPQLLDLIVRRAGESEYYASRSIGYGLGTLDRRRVLRSIVMKALFNPLFFTSRRARQAAESN
- a CDS encoding DUF4870 domain-containing protein, which gives rise to MIEKTASMTTTPQERTWAMACHLAALAGITGIPFAHIFGPLVVWLIKKDDFPLVNDQGKEALNFQLSMTIYGLVALVLCFVLIGIPILIGLLAFDFILVIIACVKAAEGMPYRYPLTIRFIT
- a CDS encoding DUF4870 domain-containing protein, with product MIAHLAPFIVLATPLGGILAPLTVYLLKKDDDPFIALHAKESLNFHLSLLLYAALAFIGWFAAFFAILAGIVAHGLSSGAAPPLWFIPLLFPLAPLLTFFIAYVAVFVFMVLAALAANRGEPYRYPLTIRFLR